AGCGCGTGATGAGGTTCTTCACGCGCAGGATGGGCTGGGCGTCGGCCGGGCGGGTGTCGACGGGCGTGGATTCGCCCACCGTGGTGGTGCCATCGACGCGCAGCAGGTCGAACGGGCGCGGCAGGTCGGTGCCCTGCATCGCACCGAGCTTGGGCACGGCCGACAGCAGCGCGCGCGTGTAGGCGTGCCGGGGCGCGGCGAACAGCTGTTCGGACGCGCCCTCCTCCACCTTGTCGCCGCGGTACATGACGAGCACGCGGTCGGCCACCTCGGCCACCACGCCCATGTCGTGGGTAATGAAGATCACGCCCATGTGCATCTCGTCCTGCAGCTGGCGGATGAGCTGCAGGATCTGCGCCTGGATGGTCACGTCCAGCGCCGTGGTGGGCTCGTCGGCGATCAGGAGCTGGGGCTTGCACGACAGCGCCATGGCGATCATCACGCGCTGGCGCATGCCGCCCGAGAGCTGGTGCGGGAAGCGGTCGAGCACGTTCCTCGCCTCGGGGATGCGCACCAGTTCGAGCATGCGCAGCGCCTCGGCGCGCGCGCCGGCGCGGTCCATGCCCTGGTGCACGCGGATGGATTCGGCAATCTGCTCGCCCGCGGTGAACACCGGGTTCAGCGAGGTCATGGGCTCCTGGAAGATCATGGCCACGTCTGCGCCGCGCACGTCGCGCATCTGCGCCTGCGTCGCCCGGGCCACGTCCAGCACCTGGCCGCCGCGCCGGCGCAGGAGCGCCGAGCCGCCGACGATCCTGCCGCCGCCATGCTCCACCAGGCGCATCAGCGCCAGCGAGGTGACGGACTTGCCCGAGCCCGACTCGCCCACGATGGCCAGGGTCTCGCCCCGGTCCACGTGGAAGGAGAGATCGCGCACGGCATCCACTGTGCGCTCGGAAGTGGCGAAGCGCACGCTCAGCGCGCTCGCGGCCAGCACGCGCTGCTCGGGCAGCTGCAGGGGCACGGCGGCATGGGGGGAATGGGTCGT
This region of Alicycliphilus denitrificans K601 genomic DNA includes:
- a CDS encoding dipeptide ABC transporter ATP-binding protein is translated as MTTHSPHAAVPLQLPEQRVLAASALSVRFATSERTVDAVRDLSFHVDRGETLAIVGESGSGKSVTSLALMRLVEHGGGRIVGGSALLRRRGGQVLDVARATQAQMRDVRGADVAMIFQEPMTSLNPVFTAGEQIAESIRVHQGMDRAGARAEALRMLELVRIPEARNVLDRFPHQLSGGMRQRVMIAMALSCKPQLLIADEPTTALDVTIQAQILQLIRQLQDEMHMGVIFITHDMGVVAEVADRVLVMYRGDKVEEGASEQLFAAPRHAYTRALLSAVPKLGAMQGTDLPRPFDLLRVDGTTTVGESTPVDTRPADAQPILRVKNLITRFDLRSGLLNRVTRRVHAVEQVSFDLYPGETLALVGESGCGKSTTGRSLLRLVESQSGAIEFGGRNILELPRGEVQALRRDIQFIFQDPFASLDPRLTVGFSIMEPLLVHKIGTREEAQARVDWLLEKVGLPREHAQRYPHEFSGGQRQRIAIARALALNPKVVVADESVSALDVSIQAQIVNLMLDLQRELGVAFLFISHDMAVVERISHRVAVMYLGRIVEIGPRRAIFENPQHPYTRKLMAAVPIADPARRHLKRALLEGEIPSPIRPVGDEPVVPPLQEVGPGHFVAPQTA